In the bacterium HR34 genome, one interval contains:
- the secA gene encoding Protein translocase subunit SecA encodes MSFLSKIFGDPNEKYIKEKRKVVEKINALEKEVSQLKDEQFKEKTLQLKERYQKGESLDDLLVEAFALVREAAKRTLNQRHFDVQLIGGMVLHEGKIAEMKTGEGKTLTATLPLYLNALTGKGCHLVTVNDYLAKRDTVWMGQIFDFLGLSVGCIVHEQSFLYSTWPDGIDTKRDVEGSFKVFEQYLKPVSRKEAYLADITYGTNNEFAFDYLKDNMVYDASMRVQRGFHYAIIDEVDSILIDEARTPLIISAPDEESSKLYKEFVNVVSQLEKDKHYIIEEKFKSVTLTDEGIKKVEEILGLGNIYEEKGIRFVHHLQEALKAHVLFKRDRDYVVKDGEVIIVDEFTGRLLPGRRYSGGLHQAIEAKEGVEVKPESITLASITFQNFFKMYEKLAGMTGTAATSAEEFDKVYNLEVVVVPTNKPMIRKDLSDVIFKTEIGKFKAVVKKVKELHQLGRPVLVGTTSIEKNELLSAMLQREGIPHNVLNAKNHEREGEIIAQAGRLGAVTVATNMAGRGVDIILGGNPPDEEEAKKVRELGGLFVLGTERHEARRIDNQLRGRSGRQGDPGETQFYLSLEDDLLRIFGGERAQALFNTLNIKEDEPIESSLVSKIVESAQKKIEAMNLDLRKHLLEFDEVLNKHRQAFYRKREEILLADNEKMKDITYSILEKQGINLENYKKKEKELGGEELRRIEKFTALRILDILWADHLENMEYLRQSVNLRAYGQKDPLVEYKTEGHRMFKDFFDVFENYFAQTVIKVEKVKTPEDKTVEGRGDTTIKSQFVSNANVRKVGRNDPCPCGSGKKYKKCHGK; translated from the coding sequence ATGTCTTTTTTATCCAAAATATTTGGAGATCCTAATGAGAAATATATAAAAGAAAAAAGAAAGGTTGTTGAAAAAATAAATGCTTTGGAAAAAGAAGTATCGCAGTTGAAAGATGAGCAGTTTAAAGAGAAAACTTTGCAACTAAAAGAGAGGTATCAAAAAGGAGAAAGTTTAGACGATTTACTCGTTGAGGCTTTTGCATTGGTAAGAGAAGCTGCAAAAAGAACTTTAAATCAAAGGCATTTTGATGTTCAGTTAATAGGTGGAATGGTTTTGCACGAGGGTAAAATAGCCGAAATGAAAACCGGAGAGGGAAAAACATTAACCGCCACCTTACCTTTATATCTGAATGCTTTAACAGGAAAAGGATGCCATTTAGTTACTGTTAATGATTACTTGGCAAAAAGAGATACTGTTTGGATGGGACAAATTTTTGATTTTTTAGGGTTAAGTGTTGGTTGTATAGTTCATGAGCAATCTTTTTTATATTCTACATGGCCAGATGGCATTGATACAAAAAGAGATGTGGAGGGTTCTTTCAAAGTCTTTGAGCAATACTTAAAACCTGTTAGCAGAAAAGAGGCTTATTTGGCTGATATAACTTATGGCACAAACAACGAGTTCGCCTTTGATTATCTAAAAGACAATATGGTTTACGACGCTTCTATGAGAGTTCAAAGAGGTTTTCATTACGCTATTATTGATGAAGTTGATTCTATTTTAATAGATGAAGCAAGAACACCTTTGATAATTTCAGCACCAGACGAAGAGTCGTCAAAACTTTATAAAGAATTTGTAAATGTTGTTTCCCAACTTGAAAAAGACAAACATTATATAATTGAAGAAAAATTTAAATCAGTAACTCTAACAGATGAAGGCATAAAAAAAGTAGAAGAAATTTTAGGTTTGGGAAACATCTATGAGGAGAAGGGGATAAGATTTGTTCATCACTTGCAAGAAGCCTTAAAAGCCCATGTTCTTTTTAAAAGGGACAGGGATTATGTTGTTAAAGATGGTGAAGTTATAATTGTTGATGAATTTACAGGAAGATTATTGCCAGGTAGAAGATATTCAGGAGGATTGCATCAGGCAATAGAAGCAAAAGAAGGAGTTGAAGTAAAACCAGAATCAATTACTCTGGCGTCTATTACTTTTCAAAACTTTTTTAAGATGTACGAAAAATTAGCCGGAATGACAGGGACGGCAGCAACTTCAGCAGAAGAGTTTGATAAGGTTTACAATCTTGAAGTTGTTGTTGTTCCAACAAATAAACCAATGATAAGAAAAGATTTGTCTGATGTAATATTTAAAACTGAAATTGGAAAATTCAAGGCAGTTGTTAAAAAAGTAAAAGAACTACACCAACTTGGCAGACCTGTTTTGGTTGGGACCACTTCAATTGAAAAAAATGAACTTTTGAGTGCTATGCTTCAAAGAGAAGGTATTCCTCATAATGTTTTAAATGCTAAAAATCATGAAAGAGAAGGGGAAATAATAGCGCAAGCAGGAAGACTTGGTGCTGTAACAGTCGCCACCAATATGGCAGGACGTGGTGTTGATATTATTTTAGGAGGTAACCCTCCGGATGAAGAGGAAGCAAAAAAAGTAAGGGAGTTGGGGGGACTTTTTGTTTTAGGAACTGAAAGGCATGAAGCAAGAAGAATAGATAATCAGTTAAGAGGAAGGTCAGGAAGGCAGGGAGATCCCGGAGAAACTCAATTTTATTTGTCTTTAGAAGATGATTTGTTAAGAATTTTTGGAGGCGAAAGAGCGCAGGCCTTGTTTAATACTTTAAATATAAAAGAAGACGAACCCATAGAATCTTCTTTGGTCTCAAAAATTGTAGAGTCTGCTCAAAAGAAAATAGAAGCAATGAACCTTGATTTAAGAAAGCACCTTTTAGAATTTGACGAAGTTTTAAATAAACATAGGCAGGCATTTTACAGGAAAAGAGAGGAAATTTTACTTGCAGATAATGAAAAAATGAAAGATATAACTTATTCCATATTAGAAAAACAGGGTATTAATTTAGAAAATTACAAGAAAAAAGAAAAAGAGTTGGGCGGTGAAGAATTAAGAAGAATTGAAAAGTTCACTGCCTTGAGAATACTTGATATTTTGTGGGCAGATCACTTGGAGAATATGGAGTATTTAAGACAATCTGTAAACTTGAGGGCATATGGACAAAAAGATCCTTTGGTTGAGTACAAAACAGAAGGGCACAGAATGTTTAAAGACTTTTTTGATGTTTTTGAAAATTATTTTGCCCAGACAGTTATTAAAGTTGAAAAAGTTAAAACACCTGAAGATAAAACAGTAGAGGGCAGAGGAGATACAACAATAAAAAGTCAATTTGTGAGCAATGCCAATGTTAGGAAAGTTGGCAGAAATGATCCTTGTCCTTGCGGCTCTGGAAAGAAGTACAAAAAATGCCATGGGAAATAA
- the proB gene encoding Glutamate 5-kinase — MKIYIIKIGGSVITNKNKPLSFKRVQLVKIIKSIYKIYKEGVRLIIIHGGGSFGHYFAKKYNLHKKQENYSKIGISHTKFAMRKLNNLVAKEFIKNNLPIFPIEPCNLHTNKNISSLIKNLLQKNFVLITYGDVVFTIKNGFKITSGDELVKLLSNTIKPTKVIFLSDVDGVYNNKGELITKIKPEEEFLSDIKFSKSKDATGEMKNKIKESIEIAKKFCPVWVINGKKPERLIELHKTGKTIGTIIKN, encoded by the coding sequence ATGAAAATCTACATAATAAAAATTGGAGGAAGCGTAATAACAAATAAAAACAAACCTTTAAGTTTTAAAAGAGTTCAACTTGTAAAAATTATAAAATCAATTTATAAAATCTACAAAGAAGGTGTGAGATTGATAATTATTCATGGAGGTGGGAGTTTTGGGCATTATTTTGCTAAAAAGTATAACCTTCACAAGAAACAAGAAAATTATTCTAAAATTGGAATTTCGCACACCAAGTTTGCAATGCGGAAGTTAAACAACTTAGTAGCAAAAGAATTCATAAAAAACAACCTGCCTATTTTTCCAATAGAGCCTTGTAACTTACATACAAATAAAAACATAAGTTCATTAATTAAAAACCTACTCCAAAAAAACTTTGTCCTTATTACTTATGGAGATGTAGTATTTACAATAAAAAACGGATTTAAAATAACTTCAGGAGATGAGCTTGTAAAACTATTATCCAATACCATAAAACCAACCAAAGTTATCTTTCTGTCAGATGTCGATGGCGTCTACAATAATAAGGGAGAGTTGATAACAAAAATAAAGCCTGAAGAGGAATTTTTAAGCGATATTAAATTTTCAAAATCAAAAGATGCAACAGGAGAGATGAAAAACAAAATAAAAGAATCAATAGAAATAGCAAAAAAATTTTGCCCTGTTTGGGTAATTAATGGCAAAAAACCAGAAAGATTAATTGAGCTTCATAAAACTGGCAAAACAATAGGAACTATTATAAAAAACTAG
- the mrdA gene encoding Peptidoglycan D,D-transpeptidase MrdA, with translation MFEGKNKKFYDVSDDFFANRNLDIEESVGSSLNISLKRQAIILISVSIFVFLFFAGKILFTQIVKGSEFENVSLQNAFMEKKLKANRGVIYDRNMNQLAFNDIQFNLVLNLENYNLSEIKNEIYNISKVIDLDSDEESLLKVIEDAKNNGKDKFILKENLPYENVLSFYALPYDFKFVSLERDVKRFYENGPYFSHIIGYTSKITLEEWKENKDIYDIYDVVGRAGVEKVYEEYLRSSPGKIVYKRDARNNAIGKVVEQPPSPGSSVVLTIDKNLQEFIFDSLEKQVKDKKADGGVVIVMKPKTGEILSLVSYPSYDNNIFSKGTFQDIESLFNDKSRPMFNRAISGIGFPTGSTIKPFIGVAGLAEGIVNEFTKFDTSSGKIIVRNPYNKDIVYEFHDWQPHGLVDIRKAIAVSSNIYFYIVGGGYKDFKGLGVEKVKSWLEKFGFSKKTQIDLTSEGEGFIPYPEWKKDKLKENWYIGDTYNLSIGQGYFSATPIELITAYSGIANDGYIVKPRVVKEIINSETKEVVRTFEPEILYSNLAEKRIFRIIKEGMRQSVEYGTATFLNDLPVKVGAKTGTAQIGIKTEAGEDIIHSWIVTFYPYDNPEIIIIAMLENVRGKGLGPTVIAKEVLEKIINENLKF, from the coding sequence ATGTTTGAAGGGAAAAATAAAAAATTTTATGACGTTTCAGATGATTTTTTTGCCAATCGCAATTTAGATATAGAAGAAAGTGTTGGTAGTTCTTTAAATATTTCATTAAAAAGACAGGCAATAATTTTAATTTCTGTCTCGATTTTTGTATTTCTTTTTTTTGCAGGCAAAATCCTTTTTACACAAATAGTTAAAGGCAGTGAGTTTGAAAATGTTTCTTTGCAAAATGCTTTTATGGAAAAGAAACTTAAAGCCAACAGAGGCGTGATTTACGACAGAAATATGAATCAATTGGCTTTTAATGACATTCAGTTTAATTTGGTTTTAAATCTTGAAAATTATAACTTATCTGAAATAAAAAATGAAATTTACAACATTTCCAAGGTCATTGATTTAGATTCAGATGAAGAAAGTTTACTAAAGGTTATAGAAGATGCAAAAAATAATGGCAAAGATAAATTTATATTGAAAGAAAATTTACCATATGAAAATGTTTTATCTTTTTATGCATTGCCTTATGATTTTAAGTTTGTAAGTTTAGAAAGAGATGTAAAAAGATTTTATGAAAACGGTCCTTACTTTTCTCATATAATAGGTTACACAAGTAAAATTACTTTGGAAGAATGGAAAGAAAACAAAGATATTTATGATATTTATGATGTTGTTGGTAGGGCAGGAGTTGAAAAAGTATATGAAGAATATTTAAGAAGTTCGCCGGGGAAAATTGTATACAAAAGAGATGCCAGAAACAATGCAATAGGGAAGGTAGTTGAACAACCGCCATCTCCGGGCAGCAGCGTTGTTTTAACAATAGATAAAAATTTACAAGAATTTATTTTCGATTCTTTGGAAAAACAGGTAAAAGATAAAAAAGCAGATGGTGGTGTTGTTATAGTTATGAAGCCAAAAACAGGGGAAATTTTATCACTTGTAAGTTATCCAAGTTATGATAATAATATTTTCTCAAAAGGAACATTTCAAGATATTGAAAGTCTATTTAATGATAAATCAAGGCCAATGTTTAATAGAGCAATTTCGGGCATTGGTTTTCCCACCGGTTCTACAATCAAACCTTTTATAGGAGTTGCTGGATTGGCGGAAGGGATAGTGAACGAATTTACAAAATTCGATACTTCTTCTGGTAAAATAATCGTTCGAAATCCTTATAATAAAGACATCGTTTATGAATTTCATGATTGGCAGCCTCATGGATTAGTTGATATAAGAAAAGCAATAGCAGTTTCTTCAAACATATATTTTTACATAGTTGGAGGAGGTTATAAAGATTTTAAGGGTTTAGGGGTTGAAAAAGTGAAATCGTGGCTTGAAAAGTTTGGTTTTTCCAAAAAAACTCAAATAGATTTAACATCAGAAGGAGAAGGATTTATTCCTTACCCTGAGTGGAAAAAAGATAAATTAAAGGAAAATTGGTATATTGGTGACACATATAACTTATCTATTGGACAGGGTTATTTTTCGGCAACTCCTATTGAATTAATTACAGCATATTCTGGCATAGCAAATGATGGTTATATAGTGAAGCCAAGAGTAGTTAAAGAAATAATTAATAGCGAAACAAAAGAAGTTGTGAGAACTTTTGAACCTGAAATACTTTACTCTAATTTGGCAGAAAAAAGAATTTTTAGGATTATAAAAGAAGGAATGCGCCAGAGTGTTGAGTATGGAACAGCTACTTTTTTAAACGACTTACCTGTAAAAGTTGGAGCAAAAACAGGTACTGCTCAAATAGGCATAAAAACAGAAGCAGGAGAAGATATAATACACAGTTGGATAGTTACCTTCTACCCCTATGACAATCCTGAAATAATTATAATTGCGATGTTGGAAAATGTTAGAGGAAAAGGATTAGGACCTACGGTTATTGCAAAAGAAGTTTTAGAAAAAATAATTAACGAAAACTTAAAGTTTTAG
- the greA gene encoding Transcription elongation factor GreA: MPSNKYTTTKEGLKRAKKELQELKEKRKEIAQRLKEAMSFGDLSENAEYQDAREQQAMLEKKISELEDFIENAIVVDVVKSKNTVSLGSKVELESNGKKFVFELVEPAFANPLEGKISIDSPLGQVLLSKKVGDEVLVETPNGKVNYKILKIS, encoded by the coding sequence ATGCCAAGTAATAAATATACAACAACAAAAGAAGGACTTAAAAGAGCAAAAAAAGAATTGCAAGAACTTAAAGAAAAAAGGAAAGAAATTGCTCAGAGGTTAAAAGAAGCGATGTCTTTTGGGGATTTGTCTGAGAACGCCGAATATCAGGATGCAAGAGAACAGCAGGCGATGTTAGAGAAAAAGATAAGTGAATTAGAGGATTTTATAGAAAACGCAATTGTTGTTGATGTTGTCAAAAGTAAAAACACAGTTTCTTTAGGGAGTAAGGTTGAACTTGAAAGTAATGGTAAGAAATTTGTTTTTGAACTAGTTGAGCCAGCCTTTGCAAATCCTTTAGAAGGTAAAATATCAATAGATTCTCCTTTAGGTCAGGTTTTACTTTCAAAAAAAGTTGGAGATGAAGTTTTGGTCGAAACTCCTAACGGAAAAGTTAATTACAAGATATTAAAAATTAGTTAA
- the lysS gene encoding Lysine--tRNA ligase — MEEDVKKDKLKKVENLRKLGINPYPVEVGDLIRIREVLDNFEEYEKKGEKIKIAGRILSRRWHGKIIFLTIDDNTDEIQVVLREDILGEENYNLFLDNIEKDDIVEFLGEVMITKRGQKSLLASSWRILTKAILPIPDRWYGLKDVEERYRKRYLDLLLNREVKENFILRSKIIKEIRKYLDEQGFIEVETPVLQPIYGGASARPFITDLFVLKMKLYLRISPELYLKRLIVGGFDKVYELGRVFRNEGIDRTHNPEFTSLEFYIAYCDYKKLMDFTEQFIREVVKRSIGRTKIIYEDKEIDFEKKWERLDYCELFEKEVGLHPLRADISQLREKAKELGVEIKKEDTEIEIIDELFKEVCLPKLQNPTFLINHPKGTFPLAKSRDDNGEYLASFQVFAGGMQLITAFSELNDPIEQEERLKEQEKIFKKGLDIAHRLDEDFIEALSYGMPPTAGFGLGIDRFVSLLTNSHAIKDVILFPFLRPRN; from the coding sequence ATGGAAGAAGATGTAAAAAAAGATAAGCTAAAAAAAGTAGAAAATTTGCGAAAACTTGGTATAAATCCTTATCCTGTGGAGGTTGGAGATTTAATAAGAATAAGAGAGGTTTTAGATAATTTTGAGGAATATGAGAAAAAAGGCGAAAAGATTAAAATTGCAGGAAGAATTTTAAGTAGAAGGTGGCACGGAAAAATAATTTTTTTAACAATAGATGATAATACAGATGAAATTCAGGTTGTTTTAAGAGAGGATATTTTAGGAGAAGAGAACTACAATTTATTTTTAGATAATATTGAAAAAGACGATATTGTTGAGTTTTTAGGTGAGGTAATGATTACGAAGAGAGGGCAAAAAAGTTTACTGGCTAGTTCCTGGCGAATTCTTACAAAAGCAATTTTGCCAATTCCGGATAGATGGTATGGGTTAAAAGATGTTGAGGAAAGATATAGAAAAAGATATTTAGATTTGTTGTTAAACAGAGAGGTGAAGGAAAATTTTATTTTAAGGAGTAAAATAATTAAAGAAATAAGAAAGTATTTGGACGAACAGGGCTTCATTGAAGTTGAAACGCCTGTTTTACAACCAATTTATGGCGGGGCTTCGGCAAGGCCCTTTATTACGGATCTTTTTGTTTTAAAAATGAAACTTTATTTAAGAATATCTCCTGAGTTATATTTAAAAAGACTAATAGTTGGAGGATTTGATAAAGTTTATGAACTCGGAAGAGTATTTAGAAACGAAGGGATAGATAGAACTCATAACCCAGAATTTACTTCTTTAGAATTTTACATTGCCTATTGCGATTATAAAAAATTAATGGATTTTACAGAGCAGTTTATAAGAGAAGTTGTCAAAAGAAGTATTGGAAGAACAAAAATTATATATGAGGATAAAGAAATTGATTTTGAGAAAAAATGGGAAAGATTGGATTATTGTGAATTGTTTGAAAAAGAAGTGGGGTTACATCCTTTAAGGGCTGATATTTCTCAATTAAGAGAAAAAGCAAAAGAGTTGGGTGTGGAGATAAAAAAAGAAGATACAGAAATTGAAATAATTGACGAGTTGTTTAAAGAAGTATGCCTTCCGAAGTTGCAAAATCCAACATTTTTAATAAATCATCCTAAGGGCACATTTCCATTAGCAAAATCAAGAGATGACAATGGCGAATATTTGGCAAGTTTTCAGGTTTTTGCAGGAGGTATGCAGTTGATAACTGCCTTTTCTGAGTTAAACGACCCAATTGAGCAAGAAGAACGTCTTAAAGAACAAGAAAAAATTTTTAAAAAAGGTTTGGATATAGCTCATCGTCTTGATGAGGATTTTATAGAGGCTTTAAGTTATGGTATGCCTCCAACTGCTGGGTTTGGACTTGGAATAGACAGGTTTGTTTCCTTATTAACAAACTCTCATGCCATAAAAGATGTTATATTATTTCCATTTTTAAGGCCTAGAAATTAA